acaaaaaaataaattttgataatttttaatatttttttagtataatttatataaattttgataagAGAAACCattaaaatagatataatatttcaattcgaaaataaataaatttatattaataaaaaatatataaatactttttattttttaaaatataaaatatttaagttttttaaaaaaattattcatctctatatatttagaataaaaaatttagaagtttcatatttttaaaagataaataattttatatttttatttattcaaaaatttatttatttttgaattaaataactaaatatttatttgttttttttattttaataattataatatataataatagaaacatcaattaaattaaaatacacattaaaaataggacaattcatataaaaaataaaatgaaataaaaaattatatagttattctaaaataaaagaCGTTACGtaattattctaattttatgTAAATAGAATGAAAGTAAATCATATTAATTTACCTTCAGATAATATAAATCGAAATAACCCAATTCAAGTTATTACCTTTTTAATATAATCGAACGAATCCAATTTAATTTAAGTTAAATAAAGTAAATCCATGCAATTCGAAACATATTGGGtcgatttaaaaaaaaaagacgttCATGCATGCAATTTGAATGAGGATGATTCGATTTATAAAGTTAAAAAGTACATATATAATTTGAAGCATCgaattttaatttatcattaaCTTTCATAAATGGTATAATCTAATTAGATTGATTTACATAAAGTTGTGTAGTATTAAGGATTCTATGTAAATTTTATTGTCATTTATTTCTTTAGATCATTTGtccttaaaaataaattaaattagatataataataaattatattaaatatagattaaaaataatactaaaaaatcaaatactaaaataaaatatatattaaaataaaaatataaaatatatattaatataacagaggaaagaagagagagaaaaagatacAAAAGAGAAAACGGGGGTGGGTGGGTGAGTTTGACGACAGTTATCACTGGAGCCTGGAGGTCAGCTGTATTGTGGTGAGAGCTGAAAGAGGGGAGGAATTAATAAGGGAACAGGGAAAGTACCGTCTTGTCATCAGATCAGGCTCAAACTCAAGGGTTCTGGATTATTACAAATGGGAACTTGTTGGGGTTCTCCAAAATTACCACCCCACAACTCCAacccaaccaccaccaccaccaccaccaccaccaccggTAACCTCAGCGGAGGTACGTAGGATTCATTACTTTTCCTTGGTGTGCTGCTGTTTTGTTTAATCTTCTGtcagaataattaatttatgcATGCAGGTACGGCATCAACGTCAACGTCAACGTCAACGTTAACCTCAACGGGGACATCCCGCGTCACGAGCAGCAGCTGCAGCTACACGACTTCGTCGGGAAGTGGGAACATCAGCTCCATAAGCAAGTTCTCCGATGATCATTATCCCGACGGCCAGATCCTACCTGCCGCAAATCTCAGGATCTTCACCTTCGCAGAGTTGAAGGCTGCCACTAGGAATTTCAGACTTGACACCGTGCTTGGCGAGGGAGGTTTCGGCAAGGTCTACAAGGGGTGGCTCGAAGACAAGCCATCCTCCAAGAATGCAAATGGAACCGTCATTGCCGTCAAAAAATTGAACTCCGAAAGCTTACAGGGGCTTGAGGAGTGGAAGGTAATCCATCCTAAATCCTACAACTACAACACCTTGCAGGACCAACAAACTTAATTGAGAATTTGCTGATACACATATACATTTGATAATTCATTTATATGGATCGAACGGTGCAGTCAGAAGTAAATTTTCTGGGACGCCTCTCTCATCCTAACCTTGTTAAGTTGTTGGGATACTGCTTGGAGGAAGCAGAACTTCTTCTCATCTATGAATTTATGCAGAAAGGCAGTTTGGAAAACCACCTATTCGGAAGTGAGTGCTCTGTTGAATTAAGCTAAAGGAGTACTCTGTTGAGAAGTGTGAATGAAGCTaacttattttaatttgttgcaCAGGGGGCTCTGCTGTTCAACCACTTCCATGGGATATTAGGCTTAAGATTGCAATCGGAGCAGCTCGTGGCCTGGCTTTCTTGCATACATCCGAGAAAGTAATTTACAGAGACTTCAAGGCCTCCAATATATTGCTCGATGGGGTGAGTAACGTCGTtgagttatatatataataacatgAAGATGAACTCATACCATACAAATTGTTATTAGCAAAAATGGTGGATAGTTGAGCCATATAATTTGTAGAATTATTGTCACGATGAGTTGTCTATTAGTATTTTTTGTGATGAACATCAAAATATATCTTTTACTTTAGGATGCACTATATATTGAGTCTATAACTTAAATTCTTGTTATGCTGCAGGCCTATAATGCAAAGATATCAGACTTTGGCTTGGCAAAACTGGGTCCTTCAGCTAGTCGCTCCCATGTGACAACTAGGGTGATGGGCACATATGGTTATGCAGCTCCTGAATATGTTGCTACAGGTGAGGTGATCTACTTGGAGGAGGTTTTGGAAACTGAATCAAGTTGATTAATGTAGAGCCTTGACATGTTATTACTATTGTACAGGGCATCTGTATGTGAAGAGTGACGTGTATGCATTTGGAGTAGTTTTGGTGGAGATGCTAACAGGGCTACGAGCACTTGACCCAAACCGCCCAAGTGGGCAACATAATCTAACAGATTGGATCAAACCATACCTGCATGATAGAAGAAAGCTGAAAAGCATTATGGATTTTCGGTTGGAAGGAAAATATCCATCCAAAGTTGCATTTCGTATAGCTCAGCTTGCGCTGAGATGTCTTGAAACTGAGCCCAAACAGCGGCCGTCAATGAAGGAAGTTTTGGAGAGCTTGGAGCGATTTCATGCTGCCAATGAGAAACCTATGGAGCCCAAATCTGGTTCTAATCATACTCATAGCCGTCGAGGTCAGCAAGCTGTGCACCATCGTTCTCCACTCCATCCATAGTGTAGCAGGACGCAGGTTACTAGTTGTTGTTGGTCCTTCCAAAACTCATTCCACTGAATTGCAGGGTCGGTGGTCAGACTGTCAGAGGCCATTGGCCAATCGATGTTAGGCTGTGTCATGGGTCTATTCATTGAAGGATTTGCCACTTGTTTCATTTTTCTATTTCCTGCTCTCTAGTCCGAAACTGAGTAGCAAAGACACTTTTCTGggaaatcatatatatatatatatatatagttggtTGTAAAGTGTAAATGACAGTGTGTTGTAATCG
The Arachis stenosperma cultivar V10309 chromosome 7, arast.V10309.gnm1.PFL2, whole genome shotgun sequence genome window above contains:
- the LOC130940907 gene encoding probable serine/threonine-protein kinase PIX13: MGTCWGSPKLPPHNSNPTTTTTTTTTTGNLSGGTASTSTSTSTLTSTGTSRVTSSSCSYTTSSGSGNISSISKFSDDHYPDGQILPAANLRIFTFAELKAATRNFRLDTVLGEGGFGKVYKGWLEDKPSSKNANGTVIAVKKLNSESLQGLEEWKSEVNFLGRLSHPNLVKLLGYCLEEAELLLIYEFMQKGSLENHLFGRGSAVQPLPWDIRLKIAIGAARGLAFLHTSEKVIYRDFKASNILLDGAYNAKISDFGLAKLGPSASRSHVTTRVMGTYGYAAPEYVATGHLYVKSDVYAFGVVLVEMLTGLRALDPNRPSGQHNLTDWIKPYLHDRRKLKSIMDFRLEGKYPSKVAFRIAQLALRCLETEPKQRPSMKEVLESLERFHAANEKPMEPKSGSNHTHSRRGQQAVHHRSPLHP